Genomic segment of Nitrospirota bacterium:
TCCAGCCCCTCGTTTCTTCATCCAGTGGGACCCGTTCTCCCCCATTATTTTCACGGGCGGCGTCTCCCGGAGCCGGGCGGTGGTGCAGCATATCACGTCCATTATCCAAAAGGAGATCATCGTGGACCCAACGGGGGTTTACGGGGCCCTGGGCGCCGCATTTCTCCTGTTTGACGAATGGCGCGAAAACGACACCGTGGGTTTCAGGTCGGTGACCGATATGCTGCGGCCCGGAACCGTTCAGAAAAAATACGGTCATGCCCCGCTCACCTTGACCCTTTCCAATTATCCGGATTTCGGCGGGGATGAAGCGTATGACTATGTGTCTGCGGATGCCGGCGGGTCCTATCCGGTGGAAGTGGATATCTATGACCCCCTGATCCCTCCCAATGGCTGGGAGGTGTTCCTGGGGATGGATATCGGATCCACAAGTACCAAGGCGGTGTTGCTGAATGCGGACGGCCGGATCATGGCCGGCTTCTACACAAGCACCGCCGGAAGGCCGGTGGCCGCGGTTCAGAACGTATTGTCAGCCATCAATGACCTGAGTGAAAAGAAAAGCATGAAA
This window contains:
- a CDS encoding BadF/BadG/BcrA/BcrD ATPase family protein, encoding MVQHITSIIQKEIIVDPTGVYGALGAAFLLFDEWRENDTVGFRSVTDMLRPGTVQKKYGHAPLTLTLSNYPDFGGDEAYDYVSADAGGSYPVEVDIYDPLIPPNGWEVFLGMDIGSTSTKAVLLNADGRIMAGFYTSTAGRPVAAVQNVLSAINDLSEKKSMKLCIKGAATTGSGRKFAGKIMGADRIIDEITAHARAACEIDPDVDTIIEIGGQDS